One window of Prionailurus bengalensis isolate Pbe53 chromosome B1, Fcat_Pben_1.1_paternal_pri, whole genome shotgun sequence genomic DNA carries:
- the ING2 gene encoding inhibitor of growth protein 2: MLGQQQQQLYSSAALLTGERSRLLTCYVQDYLECVESLPHDMQRNVSVLRELDNKYQETLKEIDDVYEKYKKEDDSNQKKRLQQHLQRALINSQELGDEKIQIVTQMLELVENRARQMELHSQCFQDPAEGERASDKAKMDSSQPERSSRRPRRQRTSESRDLCHMTNGIEDCDDQPPKEKKSKSAKKKKRSKAKQEREASPVEFAIDPNEPTYCLCNQVSYGEMIGCDNEQCPIEWFHFSCVSLTYKPKGKWYCPKCRGDNEKTMDKSTEKAKKDRRSR; the protein is encoded by the exons atgttagggcagcagcagcagcaactatACTCGTCGGCCGCGCTCCTGACCGGGGAGCGGAGCCGGCTCCTCACCTGCTACGTGCAGGACTACCTCGAGTGTGTGGAGTCGCTGCCCCACGACATGCAGAGGAACGTGTCTGTGCTTCGGGAGCTGGACAACAAATATCAAG aaacattaaaggaaattGATGATGTctatgaaaaatataagaaagaagatGATTCAAACCAGAAAAAACGCCTACAGCAGCATCTCCAGAGAGCATTAATCAATAGTCAGGAATTGGGAGATGAAAAAATTCAGATTGTCACGCAGATGCTCGAATTGGTGGAAAATCGGGCAAGGCAGATGGAGCTGCATTCACAGTGTTTTCAGGATCCTGCTGAAGGTGAGCGCGCCTCGGATAAGGCAAAGATGGATTCCAGCCAACCAGAAAGATCTTCCAGAAGACCCCGCAGACAGAGAACCAGTGAAAGCCGTGATTTATGCCACATGACGAATGGGATTGAAGACTGTGATGATCAGCCacctaaagaaaagaaatccaagtcAGCCAAGAAAAAGAAGCGCTCCAAGgccaagcaggagagggaagcTTCGCCTGTTGAGTTTGCAATAGATCCCAatgaacctacatactgtttatGTAACCAAGTGTCTTATGGGGAAATGATCGGATGTGACAATGAACAGTGTCCAATTGAATGGTTtcacttttcatgtgtctcaCTCACCTATAAACCAAAGGGGAAATGGTATTGCCCAAAGTGCAGGGGAGATAATGAGAAAACAATGGACAAAAGTACTGAGAAGGCAAAAAAGGATAGAAGATCGAGGTAG